One genomic segment of bacterium includes these proteins:
- the trmD gene encoding tRNA (guanosine(37)-N1)-methyltransferase TrmD: MLQEIDVVTIFPELFETFTSTSILGAALANELFEVRVHDLRDWAHDRHRKVDDEPYGGGPGMVMKPEPLVEAIEALAGAKGNERTARVVLLSPQGRRFDQRCAEELAGTSHLVLVCGRYEGVDQRAIELAVDEEISIGDYVLSGGEIPAMAVIEAVSRLLPGVLGNPDSVVTESFQTEQLEGPQFTRPAVFRGQEVPEVLRSGDHAKIEHWRGQKALERTRERRPDLLKGDSRAVRGD; this comes from the coding sequence ATGCTCCAAGAGATCGATGTCGTGACGATCTTCCCGGAGCTCTTCGAAACATTCACGAGCACATCGATTCTCGGCGCAGCGCTCGCCAATGAGCTCTTCGAGGTTCGGGTCCACGATCTTCGAGATTGGGCCCACGACCGCCACCGGAAGGTGGACGACGAGCCCTACGGAGGCGGACCGGGCATGGTCATGAAGCCCGAACCTCTGGTGGAAGCGATCGAGGCGCTGGCAGGAGCGAAGGGAAACGAGAGAACGGCGCGGGTCGTGCTGCTCTCGCCTCAGGGCAGACGCTTCGATCAGCGATGTGCGGAAGAACTGGCCGGGACGAGCCATCTGGTGCTCGTCTGCGGTCGCTACGAAGGAGTCGATCAGCGGGCCATCGAGCTTGCCGTCGACGAGGAGATTTCAATCGGAGACTACGTGCTATCGGGCGGAGAAATCCCGGCGATGGCGGTGATCGAGGCGGTAAGCCGTCTCCTCCCCGGCGTTCTCGGCAATCCGGATTCGGTGGTCACGGAGAGTTTCCAGACAGAACAATTGGAAGGGCCCCAGTTCACGCGTCCAGCGGTGTTTCGCGGTCAAGAGGTTCCCGAGGTGCTTCGCTCGGGAGATCACGCGAAGATCGAGCATTGGCGCGGGCAGAAGGCTCTGGAACGAACCCGAGAGCGTCGTCCGGATCTCCTGAAGGGAGACTCCCGGGCGGTGCGAGGAGACTGA